The following are encoded together in the Lathyrus oleraceus cultivar Zhongwan6 chromosome 3, CAAS_Psat_ZW6_1.0, whole genome shotgun sequence genome:
- the LOC127131706 gene encoding uncharacterized protein LOC127131706, giving the protein MPYSHILPYLLRGSLVQLRELGPPPAVLPPGYDANARCEFHSGAPGHSIENCKALKYKVQDLIDSKAITFAPKRPNVNNNPMAPHNNASVNMMEADNGRRLISCVDELKTPLIEIKNALMKNNTFPICGNDCEHCLINPQQCRTLKSVIQQLMNQGILVVDCPSTKEDVSTLEIPYDKVPPLQIPYEFYQLTLSTNPITPIIITVPTLFPYVDTKAVPWMYDTSVYIHGQKIQEEPIKSSDPMINITDTSRVTRSGRIFAPTPTPIGTINPSTSDKGKQIDGAQQRQDPAPSSEVDEFLRIIKKSDYRVVDQLNQTPSKISMLSLLMCSEAHREALVKFLRTTHVPQEISVCQFEGVVNNIATSLSLGLVMKPSELIVRAFDGTRRTVIGEVNLPMKIGPHIFLITFFVIDIYPAYSCLLGRPWIHSAGAVTSTLHQKLKFLADDKLVVVEGEEEIMVSHLASFRYVEGEGEIREVPFQSFEVINVKMVCPARGESKDAESPIASLKDALPIIKDGHPQGWGRLLELPANKDRTGLGYNFQNLKKPALIATRGSVLPLFDNFSSAGYLDDNRICVVEEEEEEEDDGLIFTKTDGNGATKWTEFEIPKVTLIKM; this is encoded by the exons ATGCCTTATAGCCACATTCTACCATATTTATTGAGGGGATCACTTGTGCAACTAAGGGAGTTAGGACCCCCACCAGCGGTTCTTCCTCCCGGTTATGATGCAAATGCCCGCTGTGAATTTCATTCTGGCGCTCCCGGGCATTCGATCGAGAATTGTAAAGCATTAAAGTACAAGGTTCAAGATCTTATTGACTCTAAGGCAATCACGTTCGCCCCCAAGAGGCCGAATGTGAATAATAACCCGATGGCCCCTCACAACAATGCATCGGTGAATATGATGGAAGCTGACAATGGAAGGAGATTGATATCCTGTGTGGACGAGTTAAAAACACCACTCATCGAGATCAAGAATGCTTTGATGAAGAATAATACCTTTCCCATCTGTGGTAATGACTGTGAACATTGTCTGATTAACCCGCAACAATGTAGAACATTGAAGTCTGTCATACAACAATTAATGAACCAAGGGATCTTGGTGGTAGACTGCCCATCCACAAAGGAAGATGTGTCTACCCTCGAGATACCATACGATAAAGTCCCTCCTCTGCAAATTCCATATGAATTCTATCAGTTAACTCTGTCGACAAATCCTATTACTCCAATCATAATAACAGTTCCCACACTATTCCCATATGTTGACACCAAGGCAGTCCCTTGGATGTATGACACCTCAGTCTACATTCATGGTCAGAAGATTCAAGAAGAACCGATAAAGTCTAGTGACCCAATGATCAATATCACCGACACTAGCAGAGTCACAAGAAGTGGAAGGATATTTGCACCGACACCCACTCCAATTGGAACTATCAATCCTTCAACTTCAGACAAAGGCAAACAAATTGATGGCGCTCAGCAAAGACAAGACCCCGCACCTTCAAGTGAAGTAGATGAGTTCTTACGCATTATCAAGAAGAGCGATTATCGAGTAGTTGATCAGCTTAACCAGACACCCTCTAAGATCTCAATGTTGTCTCTATTGATGTGCTCGGAGGCCCATAGGGAGGCTTTGGTAAAGTTTCTGAGGACAACTCACGTACCGCAAGAGATATCTGTTTGTCAGTTTGAAGGAGTAGTTAACAATATCGCTACTAGCTTAAGCTTAG GACTCGTAATGAAGCCGAGTGAGCTTATAGTAAGAGCATTTGATGGGACTAGAAGGACTGTAATCGGTGAGGTGAATTTGCCTATGAAGATTGGTCCCCATATTTTTCTTATCACTTTCTTCGTAATAGATATCTATCCAGCCTACAGTTGTCTACTTGGGAGGCCTTGGATCCATTCAGCTGGTGCAGTCACTTCAACGCtccaccaaaaattgaaattcttAGCTGATGATAAGCTAGTTGTTGTCGAGGGTGAGGAGGAGATTATGGTAAGTCACCTCGCATCTTTCCGATACGTTGAGGGAGAAGGGGAGATAAGGGAAGTCCCATTCCAATCATTTGAAGTTATCAATGTTAAAATGGTTTGCCCAGCAAGGGGTGAATCAAAAGATGCCGAATCTCCCATTGCATCTCTTAAAGACGCCCTGCCAATCATAAAGGATGGACACCCCCAAGGATGGGGAAGATTGCTTGAACTTCCTGCCAACAAGGACCGCACCGGTTTGGGATACAACTTCCAAAATTTGAAGAAGCCCGCGCTGATAGCTACAAGGGGATCAGTGCTCCCGCTGTTCGACAACTTCTCAAGTGCTGGTTACCTGGATGACAATCGTATTTGTGTcgtggaagaagaagaagaagaagaagatgatggcTTGATCTTCACAAAGACTGATGGAAACGGTGCTACCAAATGGACCGAGTTTGAAATACCTAAAGTGACCTTGATCAAAATGTAA